A genomic window from Punica granatum isolate Tunisia-2019 chromosome 2, ASM765513v2, whole genome shotgun sequence includes:
- the LOC116193589 gene encoding DExH-box ATP-dependent RNA helicase DExH10 — protein MTASTASTTIPAVAEVVVVATAFAATSVSVVTAARGLGLVDGDAPAVEILAVHLLDRISHGLLIDEGDEFEATGPPGPVHILLWTGSLAHWAGKIQILPSSPPPTAGFPVGFHLGWKTSDFRAAVCIRAPRQLSLTFVLVLRLQWLFSSPPSFSRRQLEKMEAGKRKQPDTSTPTQQSPPPDEEESASKRRGLSRTCVHEVAVPNGYTSAMDDSVYGSLSNPKYTGEMAKTYPFKLDPFQEVSVACLERNESVLVSAHTSAGKTAVAEYAIAMAFRDKQRVIYTSPLKALSNQKYRELSQEFNDVGLMTGDVTLSPNASCLVMTTEILRGMLYRGSEVLKEVAWVIFDEIHYMKDRERGVVWEESIIFLPPAIKMVFLSATMSNATEFAEWICNIHKQPCHVVYTDFRPTPLQHYVFPMGGAGLYLVVDEQEQFREDNFLKLQDTFSKQKVIPGSNKVSNGKGSGRIARAGNASGGSDIYKIVKMIMERRFQPVIVFSFSRRECEQHAMSMSKLDFNSKEEKDVVEQVFRNAVLCLNEEDRNLPAIELMLPLLQRGIAVHHSGLLPVLKELVELLFQEGLVKALFATETFAMGLNMPAKTVVFTSVKKWDGDSHRYIGSGEYIQMSGRAGRRGKDDRGICIIMIDEQMEMNTLKDMVLGKPAPLVSTFRLSYYSILNLMSRAEGQFTAEHVIKNSFHQFQYEKALPDIGKKVSKLEEEAAKLEASGEVEVAEYHKLKLEIARLEKKMMAEITRPERVLYYLLPGRLVRIREGGTDWGWGVVVNVIKKPSTGLGTVPSRGGNYIVDTLLHCSPALSENSSRPKPCPPCPGETGEMHVVPVQLPLISALSKVRLNVPSDLRPLEARQSILLAVQELGSRFPQGLPKLNPVKDMGIEDPEIVQLVNQIEELEHKLFSHPLHKSQDVNQMKSFQRKAEVNHEIQQLKSKMRESQLQKFRDELKNRSRVLKKLGHIDADGVVQLKGRAACLIDTGDELLVTELMFNGTFNELDHHQIAALASCFIPGDKSNEQIHLRMELARPLQQLQDSARRIAEIQHECKLEVSVDEYVESTVRPYLMDVIYCWSKGSSFAEIIQMTDIFEGSIIRSARRLDEFLNQLRAAAQAVGEADLENKFAAASESLRRGIMFANSLYL, from the exons ATGACCGCCTCCACTGCTTCCACCACCATACCCGCCGTTGCTGAGGTTGTAGTCGTTGCCACTGCCTTCGCGGCGACCTCTGTATCCGTCGTCACCGCTGCCAGGGGATTAGGTCTCGTTGATGGTGATGCTCCTGCTGTCGAGATTTTGGCCGTTCATCTCCTCGATCGCATCTCTCATGGACTTCTCATTGATGAGGGAGACGAATTTGAAGCCACGGGACCTCCCG GACCCGTTCATATTCTCTTATGGACTGGGTCTTTGGCCCATTGGGCCGGAAAAATTCAAATCCTACCGTCGTCTCCTCCTCCGACGGCCGGTTTCCCCGTAGGGTTTCATCTCGGCTGGAAAACTTCCGACTTCCGAGCTGCTGTATGCATTCGAGCCCCCAGGCAGCTCTCTCTGACTTTCGTTCTCGTTCTTCGTCTTCAGTGGCTCTTCAGCTCTCCGCCGAGCTTCAGCCGTCGACAACTTGAGAAAATGGAGGCAGGGAAGAGGAAACAGCCGGACACCTCAACTCCGACCCAACAATCACCGCCGCCGGACGAGGAAGAATCGGCCTCCAAGAGGCGGGGCCTCAGCCGCACCTGCGTCCACGAGGTGGCAGTCCCAAATGGCTACACCTCTGCCATGGACGACTCCGTCTACGGGTCGCTTTCCAACCCTAAATACACCGGTGAGATGGCCAAGACCTACCCCTTCAAGCTCGACCCCTTCCAGGAAGTGTCCGTGGCTTGCTTGGAGAGGAACGAGTCGGTCCTGGTGTCAGCTCACACCTCCGCCGGAAAAACGGCCGTCGCAGAGTATGCCATTGCCATGGCCTTTAGGGACAAGCAGAGGGTTATATACACTTCCCCTTTGAAGGCTCTGAGCAACCAGAAGTACAGAGAGCTCAGTCAGGAGTTTAATGATGTCGGGTTGATGACAGGGGATGTCACTCTCTCACCCAATGCTAGCTGTTTGGTGATGACCACTGAGATTCTCAGGGGAATGCTTTACCGGGGCTCCGAGGTGCTAAAGGAGGTCGCTTGGGTGATCTTCGATGAGATACACTACATGAAGGATAGGGAAAGAGGGGTGGTTTGGGAGGAGAGTATCATATTCCTTCCGCCAGCGATCAAGATGGTCTTCCTCTCGGCAACAATGTCGAATGCTACTGAGTTCGCGGAGTGGATATGCAATATACATAAGCAGCCTTGCCATGTGGTGTACACGGATTTTCGTCCAACCCCCCTGCAGCACTATGTCTTCCCAATGGGCGGGGCTGGGCTATATCTTGTGGTCGACGAGCAGGAGCAGTTCAGGGAGGATAACTTTCTCAAGCTTCAAGATACTTTCTCGAAGCAGAAAGTGATCCCAGGGTCCAACAAAGTGTCCAATGGCAAAGGCAGCGGTAGAATTGCCAGGGCCGGGAATGCTTCGGGGGGTTCTGATATCTACAAAATTGTGAAG ATGATCATGGAGCGTAGATTTCAACCGGTTATAGTATTCAGCTTTAGTAGAAGGGAATGTGAACAACATGCAATGTCTATGTCCAAGCTTGATTTTAATAGCAAGGAGGAAAAGGATGTTGTGGAGCAGGTTTTTCGCAATGCAGTGCTTTGCTTGAATGAGGAGGATAGAAACTTGCCTGCTATTGAGTTGATGCTGCCATTACTTCAAAGGGGCATTGCGGTCCATCATTCTGGCCTCCTTCCTGTTCTTAAGGAATTGGTGGAACTTCTCTTTCAGGAAGGCTTGGTGAAAGCCCTTTTTGCCACGGAAACT TTTGCCATGGGCTTAAATATGCCTGCCAAGACCGTTGTCTTTACATCGGTTAAAAAGTGGGATGGTGATAGTCATCGGTACATAGGATCTGGTGAGTATATTCAG ATGAGCGGAAGGGCTGGGCGTCGTGGAAAAGATGACCGTGGTATCTGCATTATAATGATAGATGAGCAG ATGGAGATGAATACGCTCAAGGACATGGTTTTGGGAAAACCAGCTCCTTTGGTTAGTACATTCAGGTTGAGCTACTACTCCATTTTGAATTTGATGAGCCGTGCTGAAGGACAATTCACTGCAGAACATGTGATAAAGAACTCATTCCATCAGTTTCAGTATGAGAAG GCCTTGCCTGACATTGGCAAAAAGGTATCGAAGCTGGAAGAGGAAGCTGCTAAGCTTGAAGCTTCAGGGGAG GTTGAAGTGGCGGAATATCACAAGCTGAAGTTAGAAATAGCTCGACttgagaagaagatgatggcAGAAATAACCAGGCCCGAAAGAGTCCTATATTATCTTCTTCCTGGCCGACTG GTAAGGATAAGGGAAGGTGGAACAGATTGGGGCTGGGGAGTTGTTGTTAATGTCATAAAAAAGCCATCTACTGGTTTAGGCACAGTGCCTTCGCGAGGTGGTAATTACATAGTGGATACTTTGCTCCATTGCTCACCTGCTCTGAGTGAGAATAGTTCACGACCAAAACCATGCCCACCTTGTCCTGGAGAAACCGGTGAAATGCATGTG GTCCCTGTGCAGTTGCCTCTGATTTCTGCTCTTAGCAAAGTAAGGCTTAATGTTCCTTCAGATCTCCGACCATTGGAAGCAAGGCAGAGCATACTGCTTGCAGTACAGGAGCTGGGAAGTCGTTTCCCTCAGGGCCTCCCAAAGCTCAATCCTGTAAAG GACATGGGTATTGAGGATCCTGAAATTGTTCAGTTAGTCAATCAGATAGAGGAACTTGAACATAAATTGTTCTCTCATCCACTGCACAAG TCTCAAGATGTGAATCAGATGAAATCCTTTCAGAGGAAAGCAGAAGTAAACCATGAAATTCAACAGCTCAAATCGAAGATGCGAGAATCACAG CTGCAAAAATTCCGAGATGAACTTAAAAACCGTTCCCGGGTCTTGAAAAAACTTGGCCACATAGACGCGGATGGTGTTGTCCAGTTAAAGGGCCGGGCAGCCTGCTTAATCGACACAGGAGACGAGTTACTTGTCACGGAATTGATGTTTAATG GTACATTCAACGAGCTCGATCATCACCAAATCGCTGCACTTGCAAGTTGTTTCATTCctggagataaatccaatgaaCAGATTCATTTGAGAATGGAACTCGCTAGACCATTGCAACAGCTTCAAGACAGTGCCAGAAGAATAGCAGAG ATACAACATGAATGCAAGTTGGAAGTAAGCGTCGACGAGTATGTGGAATCCACCGTGAGACCATACTTGATGGATGTGATCTACTGCTGGTCAAAG GGCTCAAGCTTTGCAGAAATCATACAAATGACTGATATTTTTGAGGGCAGTATTATTAGAAGTGCGAGAAGGCTTGACGAGTTCTTGAATCAG TTACGAGCTGCTGCTCAGGCTGTTGGAGAAGCTGACCTTGAGAACAAGTTCGCTGCAGCCAGTGAAAGCCTTCGGCGAGGGATCATGTTCGCCAATTCCCTATACCTCTAG
- the LOC116197988 gene encoding zinc finger CCCH domain-containing protein 16, translating into MEKELCRNFQRGSCQYGARCRYLHSTPQQQRQQRAGGFGFGTRAGFQQQQNPNPYGFGVKSNSQLKPFSNQWTRNATTPSSRPADNQSQPANHTCTDPDACRRLIIEDFQNERPLWKLTCYGHWRYFPCDIAGDISYEELRAAAYDDARRGLSVQALVEREWSLLNSKLVEFENLCRNPYVPRSNSNAGEVSSPSLVASAGPPVVSTFSQAASLSGALGARPSTPTVAAFGNLSPLAAAASSSSFSNSGMTPSFFGTNNLQSGSIGTNSSQFPTQMHVNSLPSSAQGSNTSAFGPVSNLFSTATVSPQVFNPASNQSSSSFAQTTSEIQLINSMHNGTQPGDTSVWLKEKWNPGEIPEEVPPDAFV; encoded by the exons ATGGAGAAAGAGCTCTGCAGAAACTTTCAGCGCGGCAG CTGCCAGTATGGTGCTCGGTGTAGATATCTTCACTCGACTCCGCAGCAGCAACGGCAGCAGCGAGCCGGGGGATTTGGATTCGGCACTCGGGCCGGTTttcagcagcagcagaacCCAAATCCATACGGGTTTGGTGTTAAGAGCAACTCTCAGCTAAAG CCTTTTTCAAATCAGTGGACCCGTAATGCCACCACTCCTTCATCCCGCCCTGCTGATAACCAATCCCAACCGGCAAATCACAC ATGCACAGATCCTGATGCCTGCAGACGCCTGATTATTGAAGATTTTCAGAATGAAAGACCGCTGTGGAAGCTTACATGTTACGGTCATTGGAGATA TTTTCCCTGTGACATTGCTGGTGATATTAGCTATGAAGAATTGCGTGCAGCAGCGTATGATGATGCTAGACGTGGACTGAGTGTGCAGGCACTT GTTGAAAGGGAGTGGAGTTTGCTGAATTCCAAATTAGTGGAATTTGAAAACCTCTGTCGCAATCCATATGTACCTCGGTCCAATTCCAACGCAGGCGAGGTCTCTTCTCCGAGTTTAGTGGCAAGTGCTGGCCCACCTGTGGTTTCAACTTTCAGTCAAGCTGCATCACTGAGCGGAGCTTTGGGAGCAAG GCCCTCCACACCAACAGTTGCTGCTTTTGGAAACCTAAGTCCATTGGCAGCTGCTGCAAGCTCGAGTTCCTTTTCAAACTCAGGCATGACACCGAGCTTTTTTGGTACAAACAATTTGCAGTCGGGAAGCATAG GTACAAATAGCAGCCAGTTTCCAACGCAGATGCATGTGAACTCTCTGCCCTCTAGTGCACAAGGTTCTAATACAAGTGCTTTTGGTCCCGTGAGCAACCTGTTTTCTACTGCAACTGTCTCCCCACAAGTTTTTAATCCAGCAAGCAACCAATCTAGTTCAAGTTTTGCGCAAACAACTTCAGAAATTCAACTTAT AAATAGCATGCACAATGGGACTCAACCTGGAGATACGAGTGTATGGCTGAAAGAGAAATGGAATCCTGGAGAG ATTCCAGAAGAAGTGCCTCCGGATGCCTTTGTTTAA
- the LOC116193586 gene encoding leucine-rich repeat extensin-like protein 2: MVEFNDDDYYYYSREWPTNTIFHCIGQQRNSLYKTSDLRQTHSRLPPPHQCSYWCNPPLLPLPPPPPSSLSRPMSRLHSRGRFLALLVLALALETCSAAEGDDLNVTVDPRFRFENPRLRQAYIALQSWKQAIFSDPLNFTANWVGPDVCSYMGVFCSPSPSNPSLRVVAGIDLNHGDVAGYLPSELGLLRDLSLFHINSNRFCGTVPKTFRKMKLLHELDLSNNRFVGGFPKVVISLPSLKYLDLRFNEFEGGVPSKLFDKDLDAIFLNDNRFQFGLPENLGNSPVSVLVFANNNLGGCIPGSIGKMGKTLNEIILLNDNLTGCLPPQIGLLKEVTVFDVSFNNLQGSLPSSIAGMKSVEQLDIAHNGFTGEIPAAVCRLPRLQNFTYSFNYFTGEAPACRAISGGGSGGNVVSDGRKNCIPGKADQRSAKECSSEAARPVDCSKFKCSSSSGFPVPVSPPISRKRPPVRSPPPPRLGQSPSPKRRLPPPPPKSSSSPSSRSTPPPPPTSKSSPATRSAPPPPPTSKSSPSGKASPPPPPPSHKESPSSHTQPPPPPKESYSYSSPPPPPTEKGSPVVRLTPPSPPPPTEYSSPPSYGHMTTPPPPPPPPPPPPSTHYTYSSPPPPPPTQYSYPSPPNPSQSPPPPHYTYSSPPPPPPTHYSYPSPPPPSPSPPPAQSNGSSPQLPPPPSHYSYASPPPPSPPPPAHYTYSSPPPPSPSLPPPPTEYTYSSPPPPSSSPPPPPVHYSYPSPPPPSPPPPTHYSYSSPPPPPTHYGYSSPPPPPQEEGHTSPPPPPPSAGCVTPELPLPPPSPKTEPPSSHHHSKPHPPPKEHRQHKSPPHSSYSYSSPPPPSSPENVPLPPIKGVSYASPPPPTIPYN; this comes from the exons ATGGTTGAGTTCaatgatgatgattattattattattct AGAGAGTGGCCTACCAATACAATCTTCCATTGCATTGGGCAACAACGCAACTCCCTTTATAAAACATCAGATTTGAGACAAACCCATTCCAGACTGCCTCCTCCCCACCAATGTTCCTATTGGTGTAACCCTCCCCTCCTCCCTcttccgccgccgccgccgtcGTCATTGTCGCGACCAATGTCTCGTCTGCACTCCCGGGGCCGCTTCTTGGCCCTGCTTGTACTGGCTCTCGCCCTCGAGACCTGCTCTGCGGCAGAAGGGGACGATCTGAACGTGACAGTAGATCCAAGGTTCAGGTTTGAGAACCCAAGGCTGCGGCAAGCCTACATTGCCCTCCAGTCATGGAAGCAGGCCATCTTCTCCGACCCCCTCAACTTCACTGCCAACTGGGTCGGCCCCGACGTGTGTTCCTACATGGGCGTCTTCTGCTCTCCCTCCCCTTCCAACCCGTCCCTTCGGGTCGTGGCTGGCATTGACCTCAACCACGGCGACGTCGCGGGATACCTTCCCTCCGAGCTTGGACTCCTCAGAGACCTCTCCCTCTTCCACATCAACTCGAATCGGTTCTGCGGGACCGTCCCGAAGACGTTCCGGAAGATGAAGCTCCTCCACGAGCTTGACCTCAGCAACAACCGGTTCGTGGGCGGGTTCCCGAAGGTGGTCATCTCCCTGCCTTCCCTCAAGTACTTGGACTTGCGGTTTAATGAGTTCGAGGGCGGTGTCCCCTCCAAGCTCTTCGACAAGGACCTCGATGCCATCTTCCTGAATGACAACCGGTTCCAGTTCGGGCTCCCGGAAAATCTCGGGAACTCGCCGGTGTCGGTCCTGGTTTTCGCCAACAACAACCTCGGAGGCTGCATTCCGGGAAGCATCGGGAAGATGGGGAAGACACTGAACGAGATCATCCTGCTCAATGACAACCTCACGGGGTGCCTGCCGCCGCAGATCGGCCTCCTTAAGGAGGTCACGGTCTTCGATGTCAGCTTCAACAACCTCCAGGGCTCATTGCCTTCGTCCATCGCCGGCATGAAGAGCGTGGAACAGCTCGACATCGCTCACAATGGCTTCACCGGAGAGATCCCTGCTGCGGTCTGCCGCCTCCCGAGGCTCCAGAACTTCACCTACTCATTCAACTACTTCACCGGGGAAGCTCCCGCCTGTCGCGCCATCTCCGGTGGTGGAAGCGGTGGCAATGTGGTCTCCGACGGGCGAAAGAATTGTATTCCAGGGAAGGCGGATCAGAGATCAGCCAAGGAATGCTCCTCTGAAGCTGCTCGTCCAGTGGACTGCAGCAAATTCAagtgcagcagcagcagcggtTTTCCGGTGCCCGTCTCGCCGCCCATTTCTAGAAAGAGACCGCCGGTTCGATCGCCGCCACCTCCCCGTCTAGGCCAATCACCTAGCCCGAAAAGGAGGctgcctcctcctcccccGAAATCGAGTTCTTCGCCCTCGTCGAGATCTACTCCTCCACCACCACCCACATCAAAGTCGTCACCGGCCACGAGATcggctcctcctcctcctccaacaTCCAAATCTTCACCCTCCGGAAAGGCAAGTCCTCCCCCACCGCCTCCTAGTCACAAGGAATCACCCTCTTCGCATACTCAGCCACCGCCGCCTCCCAAGGAAAGTTACTCCTACAGCTCCCCGCCACCGCCTCCCACCGAAAAAGGGTCCCCCGTTGTACGTCTGACCCCACCGTCCCCGCCACCGCCGACTGAGTACTCCTCCCCTCCGTCCTACGGGCACATGACGACTCCACCTCCGCCACCGCCACCGCCACCGCCACCGCCATCAACTCACTATACTTACTCATCCCCGCCGCCTCCGCCACCAACTCAATACAGCTACCCATCGCCCCCTAACCCATCACAATCCCCGCCACCTCCTCACTATACTTACTCAtctccgccgccgccgccaccAACTCATTACAGTTACCCATCGCCACCGCCCCCGTCACCGTCGCCACCGCCAGCTCAGTCTAATGGCTCATCGCCACAACTGCCACCGCCACCCTCTCATTATAGCTATGCATCTCCCCCTCCACCGTCACCGCCACCACCAGCTCACTACACTTACTCATCACCACCTCCACCATCCCCCTCGCTGCCGCCGCCACCAACTGAGTACACTTACTCATCACCACCTCCACCATCCTCCTCGCCACCTCCGCCACCAGTTCATTACAGCTACCCATCGCCGCCTCCCCCTTCACCGCCACCACCAACTCATTACAGTTACTCAtcgccaccaccaccaccaactCATTACGGCTACTCATCACCACCGCCACCCCCACAAGAAGAAGGTCACACCTCGCCACCTCCCCCTCCTCCCTCCGCTGGTTGTGTGACCCCCGAGCTTCCGCTTCCGCCGCCTTCACCAAAGACCGAGCCGCCATCGTCCCACCACCACTCGAAGCCCCACCCACCTCCTAAAGAGCACCGGCAGCACAAATCTCCCCCACACTCGTCCTACTCTTACTCATCTCCGCCACCGCCAAGCTCACCGGAGAACGTCCCACTTCCGCCGATTAAGGGAGTCTCATACGCGTCGCCGCCGCCCCCAACAATTCCTTACAACTAA
- the LOC116193587 gene encoding uncharacterized protein LOC116193587, whose amino-acid sequence MYFMSLTADATFDTTSCRKDPSEEVNPACPSHAASYTMNSTGASNSNTPTPTPPTRESTPSSSIPKGINRGKSDLAWAHCKEVPSASGRKGLLCLYCSKVLSGGGINRFKQHLAGLKGNAEACRKVPDAVRFRMQEHLVGHIMEKKRKRDMLDEQNPYAPLSEHDEEIVEMTPLHSKAKGKATQDTQSKAAPSNKMKINSYFEPRTTPGAQRTLKSVLQSKEVTEKCDLAISKWMLATSIPFNTVNSPYYQQAIDAIASMGAGYKGPGFHDLRGYLLTKNVEEVRNYVDSYRTTWKETGCTIMADGWTDQCRRTLINFLVYCPKGTIFLKSVDASDASKTGDMLYKLFREVVLFVGQENVVHFVTDNAANYVAAGRLLEQEFRTIFWSPCATHCINLILSDIGKLDEVNDIGTHASKITKYIYNHCFALNLMRKFTGGREILRPAPTRFATNFIALQSILAQQNALRAMVTSSEWTSSSHAKESKAKEFVKLLFVDSFWSECAAIVQISEPLVRVLRIVDSDERPAMGFLLEAMYKAREEMLKRFNKRKKKIEPYINILDARWDRQLHKNLHAAGYWLNPKYQYDLTEMEKNRGTVSDLLDVIERYSYGKPSLQTKLTSEMKIFKNAEGDFGRVSAVSDRIVMAPGMF is encoded by the exons ATGTACTTCATGTCACTGACTGCTGATGCAACGTTCGACACAACAAGTTGTCGGAAAGATCCATCCGAAGAGGTGAACCCCGCTTGTCCATCACAT GCTGCTAGCTATACAATGAATTCTACTGGTGCTAGCAACAGCAACACACCCACTCCTACGCCACCTACTAGAGAATCCACTCCAAGTTCTTCGATACCAAAAGGCATTAATAGAGGAAAATCTGATTTGGCATGGGCACATTGCAAGGAAGTGCCGTCAGCAAGTGGAAGGAAGGGGCTGCTATGCTTGTATTGCTCAAAAGTTCTCTCCGGTGGTGGTATAAATCGGTTTAAACAACATTTGGCGGGATTAAAAGGGAATGCAGAGGCATGTCGGAAGGTACCAGATGCTGTTCGATTTAGAATGCAGGAACATCTGGTGGGGCACattatggaaaagaaaaggaagcgcgatatgttagatgagcaaAATCCATATGCTCCACTCTCCGAGCATGATGAGGAGATAGTAGAAATGACACCTCTCCATTCAAAAGCAAAAGGGAAGGCAACTCAAGATACCCAATCAAAGGCAGCGCCGTCAAACaagatgaaaattaattcGTACTTCGAACCGAGAACAACACCGGGAGCTCAAAGGACACTCAAGAGTGTTTTGCAAAGCAAAGAAGTCACCGAGAAGTGTGATCTTGCCATTTCTAAGTGGATGCTGGCTACAAGTATACCGTTTAATACGGTTAATTCTCCTTATTACCAACAAGCAATCGATGCCATTGCTAGCATGGGGGCAGGTTATAAAGGTCCGGGCTTTCATGATCTTCGGGGGTACTTATTGACAAAAAATGTTGAGGAGGTGAGAAATTATGTTGATAGTTACCGAACTACTTGGAAAGAGACGGGCTGCACGATAATGGCGGACGGATGGACAGACCAATGCAGGAGaactttgattaattttttggttTATTGTCCTAAGGGAACTATTTTCTTGAAGTCTGTCGATGCTTCAGATGCTTCGAAGACTGGAGATATGCTTTACAAATTATTCAGAGAGGTGGTCCTATTTGTTGGTCAAGAGAACGTCGTTCACTTTGTGACTGATAATGCCGCTAACTACGTGGCTGCTGGTCGCTTGTTGGAGCAGGAGTTCAGGACAATATTTTGGTCTCCTTGTGCGACTCATTGCATTAACTTAATTCTCAGTGATATTGGTAAGTTGGACGAGGTGAATGATATTGGGACTCATGCTTCGAAGATTACTAAGTATATCTACAATCATTGCTTTGCATTGAATCTAATGAGAAAATTCACTGGTGGACGAGAAATTCTACGCCCTGCTCCAACTCGTTTTGCCACTAATTTCATTGCATTGCAGAGTATTTTAGCACAACAGAATGCTTTGAGGGCTATGGTAACATCTAGTGAATGGACTAGTTCAAGCCATGCAAAGGAAAGTAAAGCAAAAGAATTTGTGAAACTGTTATTTGTGGATTCTTTCTGGTCTGAATGTGCAGCCATAGTGCAGATTAGTGAACCTCTTGTTCGTGTATTACGTATTGTTGATAGTGATGAAAGGCCTGCTATGGGATTTTTGCTTGAAGCAATGTACAAAGCTAGGGAAGAGATGTTGAAAAGATTCaataagagaaagaagaagattgagcCGTATATCAACATTCTTGATGCTCGATGGGATAGGCAACTCCACAAGAACTTGCATGCTGCTGGGTATTGGTTGAATCCCAAATATCAGTATGACTTGACCGAGATGGAGAAGAATAGAGGAACGGTTTCCGATTTGTTGGATGTGATAGAGAGATATTCATATGGAAAGCCCTCATTGCAGACAAAATTAACAAGTGAAAtgaagatttttaaaaatgctGAAGGTGATTTTGGAAGAGTATCCGCAGTATCCGATCGCATCGTGATGGCTCCGGGTATGTTCTAA
- the LOC116195737 gene encoding cytochrome P450 CYP73A100-like translates to MGGITKFVFGLSLISVVSLVITKFALHQLFRHYMLSNPGIVSASKAVLPLIVPLVLYFIYSTLARRATYLPPGPIAIPVFGNWLQVGNDLNHRLLASMCKKYGHVFLLKLGVRNLVVVSDPELTTQVLHTQGVEFGSRPRNVVFDIFTGNGQDMVFTVYGDHWRKMRRIMTLPFFTNKVVQTYSDTWEEEMDLVVSDLKKDESVWTRGIVVRRRLQLMLYNIMYRMMFDAKFESTEDPLFIEATKFNSERSRLAQSFDYNYGDFIPLLRPFLRGYLNKCRDLQSRRLAFFNDNYVEKRRKLMAANGDKHQISCAMDHVLDAQRRGEINEANVIYIVENINVAAIETTLWSMEWAIAELVNHPRVQHNIREELKTVLKGEPITESNLHELPYLQATVKETLRLHTPIPLLVPHMNLQEQKLGGYTIPRESKVVVNAWWLANNPEWWKNPEAFRPERFLEEERATDAAVAGGKVDFRFLPFGMGRRSCPGIILALPILGLTIAKLVTDFEMKTPPGTKKIDVSEKGGQFSLHIAKHSTVVFEPMKA, encoded by the exons ATGGGTGGAATCACAAAGTTCGTGTTCGGCCTTTCTCTAATATCGGTCGTGTCACTTGTGATAACAAAGTTCGCATTGCATCAGTTATTCAGACATTACATGTTATCAAATCCGGGCATTGTCTCAGCTTCGAAGGCGGTTCTCCCTTTAATAGTCCCCCTTGTATTGTACTTTATTTACTCCACTCTGGCCCGCCGTGCTACATACCTCCCTCCGGGGCCGATAGCCATCCCGGTGTTCGGGAACTGGCTCCAGGTCGGGAATGACCTGAACCACCGGCTCCTCGCCTCCATGTGCAAGAAGTACGGCCACGTCTTCCTCCTGAAGCTCGGGGTCAGGAACCTGGTCGTGGTGTCGGACCCCGAGCTCACCACCCAGGTCCTCCACACCCAGGGCGTGGAGTTCGGGTCCCGCCCCAGGAACGTCGTGTTCGACATCTTCACGGGCAACGGGCAGGACATGGTGTTCACGGTGTACGGCGACCACTGGAGGAAGATGAGACGGATCATGACCCTCCCGTTCTTCACCAACAAGGTCGTGCAGACGTACAGCGACACGTGGGAAGAGGAAATGGACCTTGTTGTGTCGGACCTGAAGAAGGACGAGTCCGTTTGGACTAGGGGGATTGTCGTCCGGAGGCGCCTCCAGCTTATGCTCTACAATATCATGTACCGGATGATGTTCGACGCCAAGTTTGAGTCCACGGAGGATCCGTTGTTCATCGAGGCCACCAAGTTCAACTCGGAGAGGAGCCGCTTGGCGCAGAGCTTCGATTACAACTACGGCGATTTCATCCCTCTGCTCAGGCCATTCTTGAGAGGGTACTTGAACAAGTGCAGGGACTTACAGAGCAGAAGGCTTGCCTTCTTCAATGATAATTACGTTGAGAAGAGAAG GAAATTAATGGCTGCAAATGGAGACAAGCACCAGATAAGCTGTGCGATGGACCACGTCCTCGACGCTCAGAGAAGAGGAGAGATCAACGAAGCGAATGTGATCTACATTGTCGAGAACATCAACGTCGCGGCGATAGAGACGACCCTGTGGTCGATGGAGTGGGCCATAGCTGAGTTGGTGAACCATCCCAGAGTTCAGCACAATATCCGTGAGGAACTCAAGACCGTGCTTAAGGGGGAACCTATCACGGAATCGAACCTCCATGAGCTGCCTTATTTACAGGCTACGGTGAAAGAGACCCTCAGACTGCATACACCGATACCATTGTTGGTGCCGCACATGAACCTCCAGGAGCAGAAGTTGGGCGGGTATACGATCCCGAGGGAGTCCAAGGTGGTGGTGAACGCATGGTGGCTGGCTAACAATCCGGAGTGGTGGAAGAACCCAGAGGCGTTCAGGCCCGAGAGGTTCCTGGAAGAGGAGAGGGCCACCGATGCAGCTGTGGCAGGCGGGAAGGTGGACTTCAGGTTCCTGCCATTCGGGATGGGGAGGAGGAGCTGCCCGGGGATCATCCTGGCTCTCCCGATCCTGGGACTCACCATCGCGAAGCTGGTGACAGATTTTGAGATGAAGACCCCGCCGGGGACCAAAAAAATCGATGTGAGCGAGAAAGGGGGCCAGTTCAGCTTGCACATAGCTAAGCATTCCACGGTCGTGTTCGAGCCGATGAAGGCATGA